In the genome of Aedes aegypti strain LVP_AGWG chromosome 2, AaegL5.0 Primary Assembly, whole genome shotgun sequence, the window TTTGTAAAAgtatgtgaaacataaataatttataaatatgagtttatgccgacactcatagtgacgaaccattcatagtttgttaaaaaatcatatttacgtcccaccgttgtaacgattaaatgtgcagtcatacatatcttacagatttgaaataaaagcatgaaacgagctcaccaattgatccttcattcttgactgagcagccacaatctcCTTTCAGCTTCGCTAATCGCAGACTAAGTGAGGAAGAAATCACTCAGGAGACGCGacaaaaattacacttttgcttttcatgaaaaatcgctCTCCGAAATCAAAAGACCACACTATACTCGACAAAACAAAACGTAGAACCTGAGAAGGAAAACCAAATCACTATTGCTCGGGCTAAATGTTTATTAAGAAATAATTATTGAGCTAATTCAtactaccatcagtgcaccagattccgctcatttaaacaaagttatgtgttcaaatgtttatcaTAAAATCACTATTGAGTCAATCAATACTATTTTTGTGTCACAATATAGCTTCAAGTATAGGTAATCAgcgcaaaataaaattaatatgaaaaactttaattaaaaCATATGTAATTCCAATTGCTACTAcgtctaagtgttcctatttccgctcccGATATACAGatttcatgttaaaaaatgcATCATTTCGAATTTTGTTATTCGGGGCAGCCGAGGCGGTTTGGCCAATCGGGTGGgatgagcaccccttgaaaactgcatatattcttgaaatttcatctgaaataacatgcaaccccaaagctgatGAGGAAATGAAACAATAGGCATGTTATAAATCAGTGTtcaaaacttaaagaaaaagatataaatgatgttcgaaaaaactgcccatattgccccgaatggatcttttaaatttcatcatttcagaatggtgatgtttgactgttagaatgttcttaaaaaattatatcttcttgcacggagtgtttataaatactaataacttccAAGTGtagtatcaaaataattgaatttttagattatacgagattattttacaatcaaaaatggggtgctcatatcaccccatcagtaaaaaatcgactcgaaatgctacaaattttgaaaaatcgatcattcatCCGTGAACTTCATAAGACAAAGGAAATCACGCAGATCTAGTGTATTCATCTAAACattgttggaaatcatgcaCACATTTGAAAAACTCGtaatattttagcaattttatcgacttttccttaaggtgttcaaactgccccactttcccctacaACAACAATAAAGAAAGTTGTATACTTAAATCGTTTTTTTatctcgatatttttttttttgcatgagcggCTATTGGAACACACCAAAACACCTACTGATCCAATAGCCGCTCACAGGGTCTTGTGTAGctaatataaataattatttaaaccAATTAAGGTCCAAGTAAAAGTAGAGAcaatgtcaaaactgaaaaagcagttttctgcaTCAAAACCgcgaaatcgaaaaaaaaaataaaaactcgaagctattttattttggaaatgaAACACCTGTGTGTTTTAATTTTCTCCGATTTGGCGATTTTGAAGcagaaaagttttgaaatttactCTATtcttacttgggccttaaaatAATGTCAGATGGCTTTATTTGAAAGTTGATGAAAGACGATATCCGTACGAAAAGAATGGCATTTTTATACGAACAATTAGTTTTTATTCATACTATTGAGCGGTAATAGGGTTATGAGCGGCTAACGGTGCACTGATGAATACTACATATATCTAAAGTAAAACAGCTGATGAATTTGATGAAAAGTGTTacctgaaaaatctcaaaatcaatttagagaaatttcaatGAGTTCTCTAGGGTatgcttgaagaaatttattgtGTAGCAGGATTCCTGGAGGGGGTCAgtggaatttttaaatgaattcctaaaaatacattacaagaatTGTTTCAATGATTCTTAAAATCATTGAGAGTGTAGGGGAAGGCGGGGCCACCTTATTATACTCACGAAAATCAGAAATGTTGATGCTACTACgaacatttgaagaaaatttcacAGGTTGTTTAGACTAATTTTGAAAGAGTCTTAAAAGGAATTCTGTAACTTAATGCATAAAATCTGGGAGGATTTCATTTCAATATTCTTACAGAAAATATTGAGAGGGATTCTCAGAAAATACTTAAAGCTATCGCTGAAAACTCCGAATTCGACGCACTAccgattttatttttagaacaTCTTGcgtaattcttgcaggaatttctggaagaatctcaacaGTACGCCCCAATtccatttaaattaaaaatctgTGTAGAAAGAGTTTTGCACCGCCAAGTTTATATactttgaaaattcaactgacCTGGAATTGCAGCAGCCACTCGTTCAGTTCGGGAGGAGGATTATCTTTGGTAGGGATTACACTTCGGGGAGTCTTCCGTTCTCCCAGCGCTGAAGATGTCGTGGGCGTCGAAGCAAGCTACAACGAGAAAAGGAACGTGTGTTAGTGAATAGGACATAATCTCACCGCTAGTCAACTACTTACATTAGACGGACTACGCACCGTTCGTGGCGAGCTGGTACTATCTAAAGCTAATCGTTTGCGGCTGTTGTAGTTGAGCGATTCCGTACTAGGGCTATCGCAATGGCTACCCAGTCCACCGGTGGTCTCCGACATTCCTCCCGTTGAAGTCCGGCAGCCGCCGCTTCCGAATAGAATGCGATTTTCGGTAAGTTTGCGCTTCCGATGCAGTCTTGGCGTTTGTGCGTTGTTTCCGCTAGTATTGGCCGCGCTACCGGACCCACCGGTACTCGGATCATGAGCAAGAATATCCTCAGCGGCATCCATGTGAGTAAAGCTCGATAGATCAACGTCCCTGGAGGGCAGTTCGTCTTCGCTGCTAGCATGGCCACCGGCTCCGGTAGTGCCGTTTCCTTCATCATCGGTATAATCTCGGCAGGTGCATATTTCTTCGTCGGAGCCTTCTTCGCAATCGGCCCAGTTGTCTTCGTCGCATTCGTGATCGACGACAGATGCCGAAGCGGCTAGCTCCGGTGGCATCGATAGTTCAGAAGGTTCCAACAGGGGATCCTCCATGTGATTATGCTCGTGATGAAGTTGTGGTTGGCGAATACGGTGAGATGAACTAGAAGGTTCCACTTCATCGGCAATGTTATCGGCAAAATTCGAGCCATTCGAAGGGAATCTTCTTAGGGAAACATTGCCGTTACTACATCCTTCGCCGGTTTCACGATCTGCGCTTCCAAAGGGACAACTAAAGGAAAACAGCGAGGAACTACTAGTACTAGTTGAGGGAATGGGATGGTGGTTGATGTTTTTGCTGCATTCTCCTGTTTGCTTTATGACCGATGTTGCACAAGACGATAAACTACAGTCGGATGGTGCTTTGGTTGCTCCGGAAGTTGAAGGACCAGCGGAACAGCTTGCTGATGAAGGTGATGGTGATGACGACGAGGAAGATGATGTTCCTGGCTCATTGACACCGCTGCTGCTGGGAGCTGTTGGGCAATCCTTGGCAGATGCTTTCAGAGCTTGCAGGTTGGGGATAAATATAGAACGATCGGATGATAGACTATCATTGGAGTTACTATTGAAGATCGCATCTAATTGCTGCTGTTGTTGACGATTATGCGTCTTACTGCTACTGGAGGCCGAAGAAGACGAGGACGAAGCCATTGAGGAAGAACAGGAAGGCCCATCAGCCATATCCGGTCCATTTACGGATTCACTAGCTGCACAATAGCTATCTAGACTAGCTGACAGATTAACTTTTACCGTTGACTTTGTTGTACTATTACTGTTTTGTTCCCTATTACTAGTGCTATTAGAACTAGATGGATTATTACAACAATTCTTGTACGCGTGTCTACTGCTAGTTGGCGTTGTTATAAGCTGAACTTTGCCGCTCTCAGACTGAGATTTTTTCGCCAATGCATCGTTGCGGTTCCTACTAAAACTATTTATTACCTCTAAATTCAGTCTATGGTTATCGGGTATCAAAGCGctatttttaattataattcCGCCAGTCAGTTTTTGTTCCTGCTCAAAATCCCGACGTTCGATTGCATCGATTGATTGCACATCATGAGGATCATCCTCATCCACCTCGTCATCTTCATCGTCCTCGAGGTTATCTTCCAGCGCAGCAACACCTTCGTCCTCTGGGATTTCCTCCTGCTCCATTCCCAAAGGCTGTTCCGGATGTTGCCGACTTGGCTCTTCAGTCTCCTGTGCTTTTACGGAAGCTTCTTCAGCTATGATCCGTTGGTGACCGCTACTACATGACGAAGTTTCCTCACTGATATAGATCGGATCGGAAATCGAGTTTTCATCCTGTTCATATCGATCCTCACCAAGCTCAGCACCACCATTCGTGATACTCAGATTTTTAATCTCATTTAAGCTAGCGTGCGCTTCGCAATCTCCGTCACCTCCAACACTTTTACTGATTCCGGTCAAACTGCTGCTGCCACTGCTGCTACTACTGATTCCGATGCCTCCATCTTCTCCGCCACCAATcatctcgtcgtcgtcgtcctcgtCGTAGTCATCGTCGGCAGAGTAAAACTCATCGCTCAGACGCTTTGGTTTCGCTAGATTCATGCCACCGTTGCTTTTTTCCTCGAGCGCTGGTGTTTCCAGATGAATCTGGTTTCCGGTAGAGTGCCCAACAACGACGCCATGATTTGTGGAATAGAACCACGCATAGCAACCTTTTTCGCGCGGTTTGCCGCCGTTCTCTTCCTGGTCATCGTCGTCGCAGTCTATCGTGCCGGATTGGGTGGGAGTCGAAGAGGCGGATACCGTCGTCGTTGATGGCAGACTGATCGCGGTCGTCGCTGATGGGATGCTGCTAGTGATGATCGTCGTAGGTGTACCGGTCAACGCCGTCACAGAATCATTCTTTATCTCC includes:
- the LOC5574535 gene encoding F-box/WD repeat-containing protein 7 isoform X2; translation: MAEKCIVTIKEEQQHQQQCPSPLGEIKNDSVTALTGTPTTIITSSIPSATTAISLPSTTTVSASSTPTQSGTIDCDDDDQEENGGKPREKGCYAWFYSTNHGVVVGHSTGNQIHLETPALEEKSNGGMNLAKPKRLSDEFYSADDDYDEDDDDEMIGGGEDGGIGISSSSSGSSSLTGISKSVGGDGDCEAHASLNEIKNLSITNGGAELGEDRYEQDENSISDPIYISEETSSCSSGHQRIIAEEASVKAQETEEPSRQHPEQPLGMEQEEIPEDEGVAALEDNLEDDEDDEVDEDDPHDVQSIDAIERRDFEQEQKLTGGIIIKNSALIPDNHRLNLEVINSFSRNRNDALAKKSQSESGKVQLITTPTSSRHAYKNCCNNPSSSNSTSNREQNSNSTTKSTVKVNLSASLDSYCAASESVNGPDMADGPSCSSSMASSSSSSASSSSKTHNRQQQQQLDAIFNSNSNDSLSSDRSIFIPNLQALKASAKDCPTAPSSSGVNEPGTSSSSSSSPSPSSASCSAGPSTSGATKAPSDCSLSSCATSVIKQTGECSKNINHHPIPSTSTSSSSLFSFSCPFGSADRETGEGCSNGNVSLRRFPSNGSNFADNIADEVEPSSSSHRIRQPQLHHEHNHMEDPLLEPSELSMPPELAASASVVDHECDEDNWADCEEGSDEEICTCRDYTDDEGNGTTGAGGHASSEDELPSRDVDLSSFTHMDAAEDILAHDPSTGGSGSAANTSGNNAQTPRLHRKRKLTENRILFGSGGCRTSTGGMSETTGGLGSHCDSPSTESLNYNSRKRLALDSTSSPRTVRSPSNLASTPTTSSALGERKTPRSVIPTKDNPPPELNEWLLQFQRWTPVERLVAVDMLIERCEPTQVRHMMKVIEPQFQRDFISLLPKEVALQVLSYLDPKDLLRAAQTCRSWRFLADDNLLWKEKCKEANIVMDVTGGDRPKRGRAGNMPPISSPWKAAYMRQHIIEMNWRSRPIRTAKVLKGHDDHVITCLQFCGNRIVSGSDDNTLKVWSAITGKCLRTLVGHTGGVWSSQMSGNIIISGSTDRTLKVWNAETGQLLHTLYGHTSTVRCMHLHGNKVVSGSRDATLRVWDVDEGTCLHVLVGHLAAVRCVQYDGRLVVSGAYDYMVKVWNPERQECLHTLQGHTNRVYSLQFDGVHVVSGSLDTSIRVWEAETGSCKHALMGHQSLTSGMELRSNILVSGNADSTVKVWDIITGQCLQTLSGPNKHQSAVTCLQFNSRFVITSSDDGTVKLWDVKTGEFIRNLVALESGGSGGVVWRIRANDTKLICAVGSRNGTEETKLLVLDFDVEGACLKCS
- the LOC5574535 gene encoding F-box/WD repeat-containing protein 7 isoform X1; translated protein: MAEKCIVTIKEEQQHQQQCPSPLGEIKNDSVTALTGTPTTIITSSIPSATTAISLPSTTTVSASSTPTQSGTIDCDDDDQEENGGKPREKGCYAWFYSTNHGVVVGHSTGNQIHLETPALEEKSNGGMNLAKPKRLSDEFYSADDDYDEDDDDEMIGGGEDGGIGISSSSSGSSSLTGISKSVGGDGDCEAHASLNEIKNLSITNGGAELGEDRYEQDENSISDPIYISEETSSCSSGHQRIIAEEASVKAQETEEPSRQHPEQPLGMEQEEIPEDEGVAALEDNLEDDEDDEVDEDDPHDVQSIDAIERRDFEQEQKLTGGIIIKNSALIPDNHRLNLEVINSFSRNRNDALAKKSQSESGKVQLITTPTSSRHAYKNCCNNPSSSNSTSNREQNSNSTTKSTVKVNLSASLDSYCAASESVNGPDMADGPSCSSSMASSSSSSASSSSKTHNRQQQQQLDAIFNSNSNDSLSSDRSIFIPNLQALKASAKDCPTAPSSSGVNEPGTSSSSSSSPSPSSASCSAGPSTSGATKAPSDCSLSSCATSVIKQTGECSKNINHHPIPSTSTSSSSLFSFSCPFGSADRETGEGCSNGNVSLRRFPSNGSNFADNIADEVEPSSSSHRIRQPQLHHEHNHMEDPLLEPSELSMPPELAASASVVDHECDEDNWADCEEGSDEEICTCRDYTDDEGNGTTGAGGHASSEDELPSRDVDLSSFTHMDAAEDILAHDPSTGGSGSAANTSGNNAQTPRLHRKRKLTENRILFGSGGCRTSTGGMSETTGGLGSHCDSPSTESLNYNSRKRLALDSTSSPRTVRSPSNLASTPTTSSALGERKTPRSVIPTKDNPPPELNEWLLQFQRWTPVERLVAVDMLIERCEPTQVRHMMKVIEPQFQRDFISLLPKEVALQVLSYLDPKDLLRAAQTCRSWRFLADDNLLWKEKCKEANIVMDVTGGDRPKRGRAGNMPPISSPWKAAYMRQHIIEMNWRSRPIRTAKVLKGHDDHVITCLQFCGNRIVSGSDDNTLKVWSAITGKCLRTLVGHTGGVWSSQMSGNIIISGSTDRTLKVWNAETGQLLHTLYGHTSTVRCMHLHGNKVVSGSRDATLRVWDVDEGTCLHVLVGHLAAVRCVQYDGRLVVSGAYDYMVKVWNPERQECLHTLQGHTNRVYSLQFDGVHVVSGSLDTSIRVWEAETGSCKHALMGHQSLTSGMELRSNILVSGNADSTVKVWDIITGQCLQTLSGPNKHQSAVTCLQFNSRFVITSSDDGTVKLWDVKTGEFIRNLVALESGGSGGVVWRIRANDTKLICAVGSRNGTEETKLLVLDFDVEENLRNHPETWTSERESSSSSSASSL